Within the Gloeobacter kilaueensis JS1 genome, the region GAAAGGCGAGCAGCGACGGGATGTCGATGTTGGCCACCCCGTCGCCGTAGGTAGCAAAGAACAGATCGCTGCCGCTTTCGGCCAGGTAGGGGGCGAGGCGCTTGAGGCGGCCACCGGTGAAGGTTTCCTGACCGGTGTCGATGAGCCAGAGCCGCCAGTTCTGCTCGTCTCGGCTCGAATTTCGCAGGCGCGTCACCCGCTTGCTGCCCAGTTCGAGCAGAATGTCGCTGTGGTTCCAGTCGTAGTTAAAGAAATACTCGCGGATCAGCTCGCCCTTGTAGCCCAGACAGAGCATAAAGTCCGTAAACCCGAAGTGGGCGTAGAGCTTCATGATGTGCCAGATGAGCGGCCTGCCGCCCACCAGGATCATTGGCTTGGGCCGAAATTCGGTTTCCTCCCTCAGTCGTGTGCCCTTGCCGCCACAGAGGATGACTACAGGTAGCCGAGTCGTCATCGAGAGTTCAGGCCGCGCCAGCCGTCGAGTGTCAGGAGCTTAGCTTACTCAATTATTGCGCTTTTAGAAAATGCTTCCGAAAAACGAATTTCGCCAGTAGCTCTTTAAAACGTACGTCTCATTGTGCTCGATAACATCGATTTCTTTATTAAGTGAAACGCTGTACGCGGATCTCATACATCCTTCCAGATTGAGACCACAGGGCCAATCAATCAAAAACTTGCGCGCCATGTCCATGGATTCGAAGACCGTTTAGGGAGAGTTCACTTCGCGGGAGCCTGCACCAGTAAAGGTTCTTGACGAAAAGTCAAGGGGCAAAGGGACTCTCATCGTTTTCTTAAACAGTCACGCTTTGATAGTAGATAAGTCGATGGAGAATGGGCCATGCGGGTACTGGTGGTCGAAGATGAACAGGGCATTGCCCAGTTCGTGTCCCAGGGGCTGAGGGAGGCCGGGTTTGCCGTGGATATGGCCCAGGACGGTCAGGCGGGGCTGGATTTTGCCCTCGTGGCCGAGTACGACCTGTTCGTGCTCGATATCCTCCTGCCGGTGATCGACGGGCTGAGTCTATTGCACCGGTTGCGCGATCGCCGTATCCGCACACCGGTACTTCTACTGACAGCGCGCGACACGGTGGAGGACCGGGTGCGGGGGCTCGACGCCGGGGCGGACGATTATCTGGTCAAGCCCTTCGCCTTCAGCGAACTATTGGCCCGCCTGCGGGCGCTGTTGCGCCGCCCGCCCCTCCAGTCGGACACAATCTTGCGGGTAGGAGATCTGGAGATGGACACAGCCCGCCGCCAGGTGCATCGCGCCGGCCAGTCTATAGAGCTGAGCGTCAAAGAATTTTCGTTGCTCGAATACTTTATGCGCCACCCTGGCCAGGTGCTCAGCCGCACCCAGATCGCCGAGCACGTCTGGAATTTTGACTTTTACAACCAGTCCAACGTCGTCGATGTCTACCTGGGCTACCTGCGGCGCAAGGTGGACCGGGACTTCGAGCGGCCCCTGCTGCACACGCTGCGGGGAGTGGGCTACCGGCTGAGCGCCGAGGTGAGCCATGGTTAAATTCGCCCGGCGCTGGGGCACGCTGCGGGTCCGCCTCACCCTCTGGTACAGCGGCCTTTTGGGAGCGACGCTGCTGGTGTGCAGCATCCTGCTGTACTTCCAGCTCGAAAACGGTCTGCTCGCCCAGGTGGACAGCACCCTCACCCAGGTCGCCGACCACTGCATCGGCAGCACCGCTGCCCTGCCTGCGGTGTTCCACTGCTCGAACGAGGCGGGGGTGGCAGTACGGCTGCAGGTGCCCACCGGGGGCGGCTGGGAACTACCCGGAGAGGATCAAGCCCGGCCCGACTGGCCAACCCCTGCGCCGGATCTGCGGGCCCTATCGAACACCCAGGGAGGCTGGCGGGTTCTGAGTCGGCCTGTGGCGGGGGGCTGGTTGCAGGTGGCAAAATCCCTGGCTCCTGAACAAAAATTGCTCGCGGGTCAGCGCCAGCAGGCGCTGCTGCGCGTGCCGCTAGTGGTGCTGCTGGCGGGGCTGGGAGGTTTATTTCTGGCCGGTCGCGCCCTCTCGCCCATCGATCGCATCCGCCGCACCGCCCAGGCGATCGGTGCCGGGGATCTCACCCGCCGCATCGACCACCGGGGGCCACCGGATGAGGTGGGCGAGCTGGCTGCCGCCTTCGATAACATGCTCGATCGGCTGCAGGCGGCCTTCGAGCGCGAGAAGCGCTTTACTGCCGATGTCTCCCACGAACTGCGCACCCCCCTCGCTGTGATCAAGGGCCGGATCGAGGTGGCCCTGGGCCGCCCGCGCAGCGAGCAGGAGTACACCCATATTCTTAAAGACATCGCCCAGGCAGTGGAGCGGCTGAGCCGCCTGACCAGCGGCCTGCTATTTTTAGCGCGCCTCGATCAAGGCCACCTCCACTGGCAACCGGCCTGGGTGGACCTCGATGAACTGCTGGAGGCCGTCGTCGAGCAGGCCGAACCCCTGGCAGCAGCCAGACAGATCGACCTGAGCGTCGATGTTGCCTCCGAGCTGGACGTGCAGGGCGAACCCGACTATCTCATCAGTTTGTTTTTGAATCTGCTGGATAACGCCATCAAATACACGCCGGCAGGCGGCAAGGTGACGGTGCGGGCCCTGCGCGCAGGTGACTCGATTCGTGTGGCATTTCTCGATACTGGTCCGGGTATGCCGGCGGAACACCTGCCCCACCTGTTCGAGCGGTTTTATCGGGTGGAGGCGT harbors:
- the rfbF gene encoding glucose-1-phosphate cytidylyltransferase, which gives rise to MTTRLPVVILCGGKGTRLREETEFRPKPMILVGGRPLIWHIMKLYAHFGFTDFMLCLGYKGELIREYFFNYDWNHSDILLELGSKRVTRLRNSSRDEQNWRLWLIDTGQETFTGGRLKRLAPYLAESGSDLFFATYGDGVANIDIPSLLAFHLRHGKLATVTAVRPASRFGELGIEDGFVRHFQEKPQTSAGWINGGFFVLHRKVLDLIGGDETSFESEPLQQLSAMGELAVYCHEGFWQCMDTYRELELLNHLYSTGEVPWKVWE
- a CDS encoding response regulator transcription factor; translated protein: MRVLVVEDEQGIAQFVSQGLREAGFAVDMAQDGQAGLDFALVAEYDLFVLDILLPVIDGLSLLHRLRDRRIRTPVLLLTARDTVEDRVRGLDAGADDYLVKPFAFSELLARLRALLRRPPLQSDTILRVGDLEMDTARRQVHRAGQSIELSVKEFSLLEYFMRHPGQVLSRTQIAEHVWNFDFYNQSNVVDVYLGYLRRKVDRDFERPLLHTLRGVGYRLSAEVSHG
- a CDS encoding sensor histidine kinase, encoding MVKFARRWGTLRVRLTLWYSGLLGATLLVCSILLYFQLENGLLAQVDSTLTQVADHCIGSTAALPAVFHCSNEAGVAVRLQVPTGGGWELPGEDQARPDWPTPAPDLRALSNTQGGWRVLSRPVAGGWLQVAKSLAPEQKLLAGQRQQALLRVPLVVLLAGLGGLFLAGRALSPIDRIRRTAQAIGAGDLTRRIDHRGPPDEVGELAAAFDNMLDRLQAAFEREKRFTADVSHELRTPLAVIKGRIEVALGRPRSEQEYTHILKDIAQAVERLSRLTSGLLFLARLDQGHLHWQPAWVDLDELLEAVVEQAEPLAAARQIDLSVDVASELDVQGEPDYLISLFLNLLDNAIKYTPAGGKVTVRALRAGDSIRVAFLDTGPGMPAEHLPHLFERFYRVEASRSGGGAGLGLAIAQEIAHLHSGKIAVESAPGRGSAFTVRLPAAGAAAVLSR